The proteins below come from a single Juglans regia cultivar Chandler chromosome 12, Walnut 2.0, whole genome shotgun sequence genomic window:
- the LOC108997583 gene encoding zinc-finger homeodomain protein 6-like, with amino-acid sequence MELIRGGLDEDGRMPSTLSYNPSHTESTKLSSPILASAEGERRRDPPVHGNAIVNPPQTLEHPRLYLDQQPDPHPHEQDTHKPRRDPDPNLDPVPALASSGQIKSPRTSTSTAIRASPNSLKVRYSECLKNHAASTGGHVVDGCGEFMSSAGEEGTPEALKCAACECHRNFHRKEVEGDSQYVSNSTYYTNPNINNGKRSEIVRPPQHHPQLPPSLPHVYHHQHQYHKFPHVLPSTNPMVGATLPMMMAFGGGGRVPAESSSEDLNMFRSNNIVGLRTSAQAQQSKKRFRTKFTQEQKDKMTEFAEKLEWKIQKHDEQQVQQFCSEVGVKRQVFKVWMHNNKQAMKKSKSEEN; translated from the coding sequence ATGGAACTGATCAGAGGTGGCCTAGATGAGGATGGAAGGATGCCAAGCACTTTGAGCTATAATCCCTCCCACACAGAGTCAACCAAGCTGTCTTCTCCAATTTTAGCTTCAGCTGAGGGAGAAAGAAGAAGGGATCCTCCAGTTCATGGCAACGCAATCGTCAACCCGCCTCAAACCCTAGAACATCCTCGGCTTTATCTTGATCAACAGCCCGATCCACATCCACATGAACAAGATACACACAAACCCAGAAGAGATCCAGACCCAAATCTAGATCCAGTTCCAGCTCTTGCATCCTCAGGACAAATAAAATCCCCACGAACCAGTACCTCCACTGCCATTAGGGCTTCACCTAATTCACTGAAGGTTCGATATAGTGAGTGTTTGAAGAATCATGCGGCCAGCACGGGCGGGCACGTTGTGGATGGCTGCGGAGAATTCATGTCAAGCGCCGGAGAGGAAGGCACGCCGGAGGCTTTAAAGTGTGCAGCTTGTGAATGCCACCGGAATTTTCACCGGAAAGAAGTCGAGGGTGATTCTCAATATGTTTCTAATAGTACTTACTACACGAACCCCAACATAAACAATGGCAAAAGATCAGAAATAGTACGGCCGCCTCAACATCATCCTCAGCTTCCTCCCTCGTTGCCTCATGTTTATCATCATCAGCATCAGTACCACAAATTCCCACATGTACTTCCATCTACGAATCCGATGGTCGGAGCTACTTTGCCGATGATGATGGCCTTTGGAGGCGGTGGTAGAGTGCCGGCCGAGTCTTCAAGCGAAGATCTCAATATGTTTCGGTCTAATAATATTGTTGGTTTGCGAACTTCAGCACAAGCGCAGCAATCCAAGAAGAGGTTTCGGACGAAATTTACTCAGGAACAGAAAGACAAGATGACGGAATTTGCTGAGAAGTTGGAGTGGAAAATCCAGAAGCATGATGAGCAACAAGTCCAGCAGTTCTGTTCAGAAGTAGGTGTAAAGAGGCAAGTTTTCAAGGTATGGATGCACAACAATAAACAAGCCATGAAGAAAAGCAAATCTGAGGAAAATTAA